The following are from one region of the Achromobacter xylosoxidans genome:
- a CDS encoding acyl-CoA dehydrogenase family protein produces the protein MDFSLDSTQIELRDSLRRYLAAEVAPIVNRYEAEARVVPQDMVRAMRDFGLLGGMLQEKDGGYDLPMTTYGVLIAELARVWPSLRSIVSTSNLAASVLSDGGSPYLKEKYLPRVLSGDAIASFALSEPNIGSDAAHVETRAVQTETGWRVNGRKLYISLGTVCELGVVFVQTQRDGGERGVSCLLFERAMPGFSSSPIDKMGMLSCPLGELLFEDVEIPAANLIGTEGKGFALAKKYLNIGRCVVAFSALGIAEAAYEAAVKYAGDRVQFGRPIGGFQLVQHMIADMMTLVETSRLLCWRAADALDRNAADSQMLCSMAKRHATDAVLRVAELSMQVHGGAGYTTLFPVERHYRDARHLSIAEGTNQIQALLMAQSVLGISALK, from the coding sequence ATGGACTTCTCACTGGACTCCACCCAGATCGAATTGCGCGATTCGCTGCGCCGCTACCTGGCGGCCGAAGTCGCGCCCATCGTCAACCGCTACGAGGCCGAAGCCCGCGTGGTGCCGCAGGACATGGTCCGCGCCATGCGCGACTTCGGCCTCCTGGGCGGCATGCTGCAGGAAAAGGATGGCGGCTACGACCTGCCGATGACGACCTACGGCGTGCTGATAGCCGAGCTGGCGCGCGTCTGGCCGTCGCTGCGCAGCATCGTCAGCACCAGCAATCTCGCGGCCTCGGTGCTGAGCGACGGCGGCTCGCCCTATCTCAAGGAAAAGTACCTGCCGCGCGTCCTGTCGGGCGACGCGATCGCCAGCTTCGCGCTCAGCGAACCCAATATCGGTTCGGACGCCGCCCATGTCGAAACGCGCGCGGTGCAGACCGAGACCGGCTGGCGGGTCAACGGCCGCAAGCTGTACATCAGCCTGGGCACGGTCTGCGAGCTGGGCGTGGTATTCGTGCAGACCCAGCGGGATGGCGGCGAACGAGGCGTGTCCTGCCTGCTGTTCGAGCGCGCCATGCCGGGCTTCTCGTCCAGCCCCATCGACAAGATGGGCATGCTGAGCTGCCCGCTGGGCGAGCTGCTGTTCGAAGACGTGGAAATCCCCGCCGCCAACCTGATCGGCACGGAGGGCAAGGGTTTCGCGCTGGCCAAGAAATACCTCAACATCGGCCGCTGCGTGGTGGCGTTTTCCGCGCTGGGCATCGCCGAGGCCGCCTATGAGGCGGCGGTAAAATACGCCGGCGACCGGGTCCAGTTCGGCCGGCCCATAGGCGGCTTCCAGCTGGTGCAGCATATGATCGCCGACATGATGACGCTGGTCGAAACCTCGCGCCTGTTGTGCTGGCGCGCCGCCGACGCGCTGGACCGCAACGCCGCCGACAGCCAGATGCTATGTTCGATGGCCAAGCGCCATGCCACCGACGCCGTGCTGCGCGTGGCGGAACTGTCCATGCAGGTGCATGGCGGCGCGGGCTACACCACGCTGTTCCCCGTCGAACGTCATTACCGCGACGCCCGTCACCTGAGCATTGCCGAAGGCACCAACCAGATCCAGGCCCTACTCATGGCGCAGAGCGTACTGGGCATTTCCGCGTTGAAATGA
- the fabG gene encoding 3-oxoacyl-ACP reductase FabG — translation MDLQLTGKVAVITGSGRGIGYASALALAQEGARIVITDINPESVEHAVGSLKQAGHEAIGAVLDVCDAEQVQTMAELAAHKFGGIDILVNNAGFTRDKYLLKMPVEDWDSVVDTILKGAYYCTKAALPSMMERKWGRVINIASRAHWGNPGQTNYSAAKAGLIGFTRALALEQGKFNITANAIAPGLIETPLVRGLSTYETLRANALARQPVPRLGAVEDIANAVAFLASERSSFITGELLHVTGGRYAS, via the coding sequence ATGGACCTGCAACTCACCGGTAAAGTCGCTGTCATCACGGGTTCCGGCCGCGGCATCGGCTATGCGTCGGCATTGGCCCTGGCGCAGGAAGGCGCCCGCATCGTCATTACCGACATCAACCCCGAATCGGTGGAACATGCGGTCGGCAGCCTGAAGCAGGCCGGTCACGAGGCTATCGGCGCCGTGCTCGACGTCTGCGATGCGGAACAGGTCCAGACCATGGCCGAACTGGCCGCGCACAAGTTCGGCGGCATCGACATCCTGGTCAACAACGCCGGCTTCACGCGCGACAAGTACCTGCTCAAGATGCCGGTGGAGGACTGGGATTCGGTGGTCGACACCATCCTGAAGGGCGCCTACTACTGCACCAAGGCCGCCCTGCCCTCGATGATGGAAAGGAAGTGGGGCCGCGTCATCAACATCGCCTCGCGCGCGCACTGGGGCAATCCCGGCCAGACCAACTACTCGGCCGCCAAGGCCGGCCTGATCGGCTTCACCCGCGCGCTGGCGCTGGAACAGGGCAAGTTCAACATCACCGCCAACGCCATCGCCCCGGGGCTGATCGAAACGCCGCTGGTGCGCGGCCTGTCCACCTACGAAACCCTGCGCGCCAATGCGCTGGCGCGCCAGCCGGTGCCGCGCCTGGGCGCGGTCGAGGACATCGCCAACGCGGTGGCCTTCCTGGCTTCCGAGCGGTCCTCCTTCATCACGGGCGAACTGCTGCACGTGACCGGCGGCCGCTACGCGTCGTAA
- a CDS encoding IclR family transcriptional regulator, translating to MPQILPTAQRVLQVFEVYARERRPLTNSEMARFLDLADSSCSDLLYTLRQAGYLLRTPKSRYFHPTGRLLDVAQGISAADPLQAFASEALEILTRQSGESSMCGLLDGNKVKIYASQESPRALRYVVQPGTTFDLQVAALGKALLGEMDAAERNALIDSLPYEHVTASSITDPATLRAQIESQQAKHYFNSRDEGNEGVSAVGIAGRVGGQLTALSIVGPTHRMDANMEKYVQIILDARAEFFES from the coding sequence ATGCCGCAAATCCTCCCTACCGCACAGCGCGTGCTGCAAGTCTTCGAAGTCTATGCGCGGGAACGCCGTCCCCTGACGAATTCGGAAATGGCGCGCTTTCTCGACCTGGCCGACAGCAGTTGCTCGGACCTGCTCTACACGCTGCGCCAGGCAGGCTACCTGCTGCGCACGCCCAAGTCGCGCTACTTCCACCCGACCGGCCGGCTGCTCGACGTGGCCCAGGGCATTTCGGCGGCCGACCCGCTGCAGGCCTTCGCGTCCGAAGCGCTGGAGATCCTGACGCGCCAGTCCGGCGAATCCTCGATGTGCGGCCTGCTGGACGGCAACAAGGTGAAGATCTACGCCAGCCAGGAAAGCCCGCGCGCCTTGCGCTACGTGGTGCAGCCCGGCACCACCTTCGACCTGCAGGTCGCGGCGCTGGGCAAGGCGCTGCTGGGCGAGATGGACGCGGCGGAACGCAATGCGCTGATCGACTCGCTGCCGTATGAGCACGTCACGGCCAGCAGCATCACCGACCCCGCCACCTTGCGCGCGCAGATCGAATCACAGCAGGCCAAGCACTATTTCAACAGCCGCGACGAAGGCAATGAAGGCGTGTCGGCGGTTGGCATCGCGGGGCGCGTGGGAGGCCAGCTGACGGCCCTGTCCATCGTCGGCCCGACCCACCGCATGGACGCCAACATGGAGAAGTACGTCCAGATCATCCTGGACGCGCGCGCTGAATTTTTCGAATCCTGA
- a CDS encoding acetate--CoA ligase family protein, which translates to MKPFADLSRFVNPRNIAVVGASARESSQGRRLYDNLALHSSVPGEIYAVNPAYQEIGGRPCWPSISALPQAEIDVALIMINASLVLDALRQCAARGIPFAVVMTSGFSEAGEEGQRLEREIAELCEATGLHVYGPNCPGFVNVRDRLGMTFSPAFKDDLNTGSIGLATQGGGLGRNLLQGLSYGQGVGLWFSAGNEVDLEIPDFIAHMANDPKTSVIALLMEGVKDGRRLTAALELARARNKPVVVLKVGRSEAGVRAAQSHTASVAGTAAVNSAVFRQFGAIEVDDLDQLLAVSRLLTRITPKSGNGLCIYTFSGGTAALAADIAGAAGLPMASFAPETKAALRKLLPDFASIDNPVDTTADILRNPEASAACLRAICADPAVGTVLFPIPMDYGSITDGMAQAIATVAAETETLIVPVWMSRRLGGGFQLLETAGLLPFLSLSDAIAALSKAIPWKRPDRRAVAPPAHVDTATSQACMLSEAAAKAMLRAAGLPIPEGVVTASADQAAREAERLGFPVVMKVVSAQIAHKTEAGGVKLGIASAGAAREAYAAIRESVARHHPDAVIDGILVERMLPPGGREVLVGVHSDAAFGLVLTFGLGGIFVETIRDVAHRMVPLSRDDARALLREIRHADVLDGVRGQAPADLAALEDLILRVSDFAWSRRDALQELELNPVWVGAAGQGAMPLDALIGLRPGADAGLEQRPS; encoded by the coding sequence ATGAAGCCGTTCGCAGACCTCAGCCGCTTCGTCAATCCGCGCAACATCGCCGTGGTCGGCGCGTCCGCCCGTGAATCCAGCCAGGGACGCCGCCTTTACGACAATCTGGCGCTGCATTCCTCGGTGCCAGGCGAGATATACGCAGTCAATCCCGCTTACCAGGAGATAGGCGGTCGGCCTTGCTGGCCTTCCATCAGCGCCTTGCCACAGGCCGAGATCGACGTGGCCCTGATCATGATCAACGCCTCGCTGGTGCTGGATGCCTTGCGGCAATGCGCGGCGCGCGGGATTCCTTTCGCGGTGGTCATGACCTCCGGCTTTTCCGAGGCGGGCGAGGAAGGCCAGCGGCTCGAACGCGAGATCGCCGAGCTGTGCGAAGCCACCGGCCTGCATGTCTACGGGCCGAACTGTCCGGGCTTCGTCAATGTCCGCGACCGGCTGGGAATGACCTTTTCGCCCGCCTTCAAGGACGATCTGAATACCGGCTCCATCGGCCTGGCAACCCAGGGCGGCGGACTCGGCCGCAACCTGCTGCAAGGCCTGTCCTACGGCCAGGGCGTGGGCCTGTGGTTTTCCGCCGGCAACGAGGTCGACCTGGAGATTCCTGACTTCATTGCCCACATGGCGAACGATCCGAAAACCAGCGTGATCGCCTTGCTGATGGAAGGCGTGAAGGATGGCAGGCGCTTGACCGCCGCGCTGGAGCTGGCGCGCGCCCGCAACAAGCCGGTGGTGGTGCTGAAGGTCGGCCGCTCCGAAGCCGGCGTGCGCGCCGCGCAGTCGCATACGGCGTCGGTAGCCGGCACGGCCGCCGTCAACAGCGCGGTGTTCCGCCAATTCGGCGCGATCGAAGTGGACGACCTGGACCAGTTGCTGGCGGTCTCGCGCCTGCTTACGCGCATCACGCCCAAGAGCGGCAATGGCCTGTGCATCTATACGTTTTCGGGCGGGACCGCCGCGCTGGCCGCCGATATCGCCGGCGCCGCCGGCCTGCCGATGGCGTCCTTCGCGCCCGAGACCAAGGCCGCCTTGCGCAAGCTGCTGCCGGACTTCGCCAGCATCGACAACCCCGTCGACACCACCGCCGACATCCTGCGCAACCCCGAGGCCTCGGCGGCCTGCCTGCGCGCCATATGCGCCGACCCGGCGGTGGGCACGGTGCTGTTCCCCATCCCCATGGATTACGGTTCCATCACCGACGGCATGGCGCAGGCCATCGCCACGGTGGCGGCCGAGACCGAAACCCTGATCGTGCCGGTCTGGATGAGCCGACGCCTGGGCGGCGGCTTCCAGCTGCTGGAAACCGCCGGTTTGCTGCCGTTCCTGTCGCTGTCGGATGCGATCGCGGCGCTGTCCAAGGCCATCCCTTGGAAACGGCCCGACCGCAGGGCGGTTGCGCCCCCCGCGCACGTGGACACCGCTACCAGCCAGGCCTGCATGCTCAGCGAAGCCGCGGCCAAGGCGATGCTGCGCGCGGCCGGCCTGCCGATACCTGAAGGGGTGGTGACCGCCAGCGCCGACCAGGCGGCCCGCGAAGCCGAGCGCCTGGGCTTTCCCGTGGTGATGAAGGTGGTCAGCGCCCAGATCGCGCACAAGACCGAAGCGGGCGGCGTCAAGCTGGGCATCGCCAGCGCCGGTGCTGCGCGCGAAGCTTATGCCGCCATCCGCGAATCCGTCGCGCGCCATCATCCCGATGCCGTCATCGACGGCATCCTGGTGGAACGCATGCTGCCGCCGGGCGGCCGCGAGGTGCTGGTCGGCGTGCACAGCGATGCGGCCTTCGGCCTGGTGCTGACCTTCGGCCTGGGCGGCATCTTCGTCGAGACCATCCGCGACGTGGCGCACCGCATGGTGCCGCTGTCGCGCGACGATGCTCGCGCCTTGCTGCGCGAGATCCGCCATGCCGACGTGCTGGACGGCGTGCGCGGCCAGGCGCCCGCCGACCTTGCCGCGCTGGAGGACCTGATCCTGCGGGTATCGGACTTTGCCTGGAGCCGCCGCGACGCTTTGCAGGAACTGGAGCTCAACCCGGTCTGGGTCGGCGCCGCAGGACAGGGCGCGATGCCGCTGGACGCGCTGATCGGCCTGCGCCCCGGCGCGGACGCCGGCCTGGAGCAACGCCCATCATGA
- a CDS encoding MaoC/PaaZ C-terminal domain-containing protein, translating to MQSASPVSQPPLPIQPPLEVGHHFESAGRTITESDIVNFACLSGDFNRLHVDHEYASATPFGQRIAHGLLVLSVLSGLTTQSSGYRQLEPYVLALIDINCRFPKPTFIGDTIVVRVTVTEKTKQYRPGKDKVVFRREAINQRGEVAVQADFAMVLRSMEGQA from the coding sequence ATGCAAAGCGCAAGCCCAGTCAGCCAGCCCCCGCTACCCATCCAGCCGCCGCTGGAGGTCGGCCACCATTTCGAATCCGCCGGCCGCACCATTACCGAAAGCGACATCGTCAACTTCGCCTGCCTGTCGGGCGATTTCAACCGCCTGCACGTCGACCACGAATACGCCAGCGCCACGCCCTTCGGCCAGCGCATCGCCCACGGCCTGCTGGTGCTGTCCGTGCTGTCCGGGCTGACCACCCAGTCCAGCGGCTACCGCCAGCTGGAACCCTACGTGCTGGCGCTGATCGACATCAACTGCCGCTTTCCCAAACCCACCTTCATCGGCGACACCATCGTGGTGCGGGTAACGGTGACGGAAAAGACGAAGCAGTACCGGCCCGGCAAGGACAAGGTGGTGTTCCGGCGCGAAGCCATCAATCAGCGCGGCGAGGTAGCGGTCCAGGCCGACTTCGCGATGGTGCTGCGTTCCATGGAGGGTCAGGCATGA